A window of Streptomyces profundus genomic DNA:
TCCTGGTCAGCCACAACAACAAGACCATCAGGGACACCTGCGACCGGGTGCTCTGGCTGGAGCACGGCGAGTTGATGATGGACGGCCCCACCGACCAGGTGCTCAAGGCCTACGAGGAGGAGACCAACAAGTAGGCGGGAGCGGCCGGGACGGCGGCCCTCGGGGAGTGGTCGGGGTAGCGTGTCCGGACGCGGGTTCATCGCATATCAAGGTAGAAATACGAGCATGACGGCAATGGTGATGACGGGCTGGGCCCGGTGACCGCGACGGCTGACCAGGCCTCGGCGGCGGTGCTGGCCAAGGCGGCTCACGAGAACTTCCCGGTCGCCCCGCGCTTCCTCCCCCGCGCGTGGCGGGACGATCTGATGGCCGTCTACGGCTACGCCCGCCTGGTGGACGACATCGGCGACGGCGATCTGCCGCCCGGCGGCGCCGACGCCACCCTGCTCGGCGTCGACCGGGAGCAGTCCTCCGACCGGCTGGCCCTGCTGGACGCGCTTGAGGCCGACCTCGGTCGCGTCTTCGCCCAGCAGGGCGCGACCCCCCGACACCCGCTGCTCGTCCGGCTGCTTCCCACCGTTCGGCGCGCGGGGCTCACCCCGGAGCCGTTCCGCGCCCTGATCGAGGCCAACCGGCTCGACCAGCGCGTCCGCCGCTACGAGACACAGCGTCAACTGCTCGACTACTGCGAGTTGTCCGCCAACCCCGTCGGCCGCCTGGTGCTGTCCATCACCGGCACGTCGACACCCGAGCGGGTGCGCCACTCCGACGCCATCTGCACCGGGCTCCAGTTGGTCGAGCATCTGCAGGACGTCGCCGAGGACCTGGCCCAGGGACGCGTCTACCTCCCGGCAACCGCCATGCGAAGGTTTCGGGTGAGCGAGAA
This region includes:
- the hpnC gene encoding squalene synthase HpnC, which codes for MTATADQASAAVLAKAAHENFPVAPRFLPRAWRDDLMAVYGYARLVDDIGDGDLPPGGADATLLGVDREQSSDRLALLDALEADLGRVFAQQGATPRHPLLVRLLPTVRRAGLTPEPFRALIEANRLDQRVRRYETQRQLLDYCELSANPVGRLVLSITGTSTPERVRHSDAICTGLQLVEHLQDVAEDLAQGRVYLPATAMRRFRVSENDLLAPSANASVRTLVAYQTERARRLLDEGAPLVGSVHGRLRLLLAGFLGGGYAAARAITDAGYDVLAGPPRASRGRLVFAAATALRRGT